Proteins co-encoded in one Methylomonas albis genomic window:
- a CDS encoding dihydroorotase: protein MTKILIKNGRVVDPANNIDAIGSVCIAEGKIIAVLEQAAGFTPEQIIDASGQIVCPGFVDLSVRLREPGHTQKGNILSETRAALSAGVTSLCLPPDTKPCIDSPAVVEFIKDKAEKADYPQIHSIGALTQRLAGTELSAMFALKQAGCIAVSNASEPLGNLLILRRAMEYASSHDLLLMFRANEAALSGKGCAHEGAVASRYGLPGIPEAAESIALAQCLELAELTGCRVHISQISCKQSVIKLQQAKKYGLNVTADAAIHQLHLTEDNIAPFDSNYHVLPPLRSAIDRQYLREGLLNGTIDAICSDHQPHDLDAKLGAFPETEAGVAALETLLPLTLALTRQHRIGLSQAIASLTCNPAQILGLATGALTPGYAADVCIFDPQASWQVNRDNWYSAGCNTPYWQQTLSGRVTHTLLAGNTVYRLAELS, encoded by the coding sequence ATGACTAAGATTTTGATTAAGAACGGCCGTGTCGTCGATCCGGCCAACAACATCGACGCCATCGGCTCTGTCTGTATCGCCGAAGGCAAGATAATCGCTGTGCTGGAGCAAGCCGCTGGTTTCACGCCCGAGCAGATTATCGACGCCAGCGGTCAAATCGTCTGCCCCGGCTTCGTCGATCTCAGCGTGCGTTTGCGCGAACCCGGCCATACCCAGAAAGGCAATATCCTCAGCGAAACCCGTGCGGCTCTGAGCGCCGGCGTTACCTCGCTATGCCTGCCGCCCGATACCAAGCCCTGCATCGATAGCCCGGCGGTGGTTGAGTTCATAAAAGACAAAGCCGAAAAAGCCGACTATCCGCAAATTCATAGCATAGGCGCATTGACCCAGCGCTTGGCAGGCACTGAACTCAGCGCGATGTTCGCGTTGAAACAGGCCGGCTGCATCGCCGTCAGCAATGCCAGCGAGCCGCTCGGCAATCTATTGATATTACGGCGGGCGATGGAATATGCCAGCAGCCACGATTTATTGCTAATGTTCCGTGCCAACGAAGCAGCCTTGTCCGGCAAGGGTTGTGCGCATGAAGGTGCGGTTGCTAGTCGTTACGGTTTACCGGGTATTCCGGAAGCCGCCGAATCGATTGCATTGGCCCAGTGTCTGGAATTAGCGGAGCTGACCGGCTGCCGCGTGCATATCAGCCAAATCAGTTGCAAGCAATCGGTGATTAAATTGCAGCAGGCCAAGAAATACGGCTTGAATGTCACCGCCGACGCAGCTATCCATCAGCTGCATCTCACCGAAGATAACATCGCCCCCTTTGACAGCAATTACCACGTATTGCCGCCGCTACGTAGCGCCATCGACCGCCAATATTTACGCGAAGGACTGCTTAACGGCACCATCGACGCGATTTGCTCCGACCACCAACCGCACGATCTGGATGCTAAACTCGGTGCATTTCCGGAAACCGAAGCGGGTGTTGCCGCGCTGGAAACCCTGTTGCCGTTGACGCTGGCATTGACCCGGCAACATCGCATCGGTTTGTCGCAAGCCATAGCCAGCCTGACCTGCAATCCGGCGCAAATTCTAGGTTTGGCGACCGGCGCATTAACGCCGGGTTATGCGGCCGATGTCTGTATTTTCGATCCGCAAGCCAGTTGGCAGGTTAACCGCGACAACTGGTACAGCGCTGGCTGTAACACGCCGTATTGGCAGCAAACCCTCAGCGGACGCGTGACTCATACCTTGTTGGCCGGCAACACGGTTTATCGTTTGGCAGAGTTGTCGTGA
- a CDS encoding LOG family protein, which translates to MSCIKNRRADGSTSSSIIDDLKGDQSWRIFRIISEFTEGFDELSGLCDAISIFGSARLPPEHFYYQKTVELAEMLSKEGFAVISGGGPGVMEAANKGAILHDQPSIGLNIELPMEQTPNPYQNISLNFRYFFVRKVMFVRYSIGYVCMPGGFGTLDEFFEALTLMQTHKIYPIPLVLFGTDFWSGLMDWMKAKMMEYGTISEEDLKLITVTDDPQQVVDIMVAHREWKDLQRKN; encoded by the coding sequence ATGAGTTGCATCAAAAACCGCCGTGCCGACGGCTCAACGTCGTCCAGTATCATCGACGACCTGAAAGGCGATCAATCTTGGCGGATTTTTCGCATCATTAGCGAATTTACCGAAGGTTTCGACGAACTATCCGGTTTGTGCGATGCGATTTCGATTTTCGGTTCCGCCCGCTTGCCACCCGAGCATTTTTATTATCAAAAAACCGTGGAATTGGCGGAAATGCTCAGTAAGGAAGGCTTTGCGGTCATCAGCGGCGGTGGCCCCGGTGTGATGGAAGCTGCCAACAAAGGCGCCATCCTGCACGATCAACCATCCATCGGCTTGAACATCGAATTGCCGATGGAGCAAACGCCCAATCCGTACCAAAATATTTCGCTGAATTTTCGCTACTTTTTCGTGCGCAAGGTGATGTTCGTGCGTTATTCCATCGGCTACGTGTGTATGCCCGGCGGTTTTGGTACGTTGGACGAGTTCTTCGAAGCGTTGACCTTGATGCAAACCCACAAAATCTATCCGATTCCGCTAGTATTGTTTGGCACCGATTTCTGGAGTGGGCTGATGGACTGGATGAAAGCCAAGATGATGGAATACGGCACTATTTCCGAGGAAGATCTTAAATTGATCACGGTCACCGACGATCCGCAACAAGTCGTCGACATCATGGTCGCCCATCGCGAATGGAAAGATCTGCAGCGCAAAAACTAA
- a CDS encoding AAA family ATPase, whose translation MTATSLSPSQAALQNLKTHINTQIIGQEVLVERMLIALLADGHLLVEGAPGLAKTRAINVLSQGIEADFHRVQFTPDLLPADLTGTEIYRPQQGSFEFQKGPLFHNLILADEINRAPAKVQAALLEAMAERQITVGKATYPLSPLFMVMATQNPIEQEGTYPLPEAQLDRFLLHVKIDYPNAEHEQAILHLARAEAKGALQNQGSASPKVSQQALFAARGEVLDLYLAESLEQYLLQIVLATRNPGVYGQDLAGWIQYGASPRASIALDRCARAKAWLQQRDFVDPGDIQDMAYDVLRHRLILSYEAEAEGISSDYVIKELIARIAVP comes from the coding sequence ATGACTGCGACAAGTCTTAGCCCTAGCCAAGCCGCCTTACAAAATCTCAAAACTCACATCAATACTCAGATCATCGGCCAGGAAGTCCTGGTGGAACGGATGTTGATTGCCCTGCTGGCCGATGGCCATCTGTTGGTGGAAGGTGCGCCCGGCCTGGCGAAAACCCGCGCCATCAACGTACTTAGTCAAGGCATAGAAGCCGACTTTCATCGGGTGCAATTTACCCCGGATTTGTTGCCGGCCGATTTGACCGGTACCGAAATTTACCGGCCGCAGCAAGGTAGTTTCGAGTTTCAGAAAGGTCCGCTGTTTCATAACTTAATCCTGGCCGACGAAATCAACCGCGCGCCGGCCAAGGTACAGGCCGCGTTGCTGGAAGCGATGGCGGAACGGCAGATCACGGTCGGCAAGGCCACTTATCCACTGTCGCCCTTATTCATGGTCATGGCCACGCAAAACCCCATCGAACAGGAAGGCACTTATCCGCTGCCGGAAGCGCAACTGGATCGATTTTTACTGCATGTAAAAATTGATTATCCCAATGCCGAACACGAGCAGGCCATCCTGCATCTGGCGCGCGCCGAGGCCAAGGGTGCTCTGCAAAACCAAGGCAGCGCATCGCCTAAAGTGAGCCAGCAAGCTTTATTCGCGGCGCGTGGCGAAGTGTTGGATTTATATTTGGCCGAAAGCTTGGAGCAATATTTGTTACAAATCGTCCTGGCTACTCGAAATCCGGGCGTTTACGGCCAGGACTTGGCCGGCTGGATTCAATACGGCGCCAGTCCGCGCGCCAGCATTGCGCTGGATCGTTGCGCCCGCGCTAAGGCCTGGTTACAACAGCGGGATTTCGTCGATCCCGGCGACATTCAGGACATGGCTTACGACGTGTTGCGCCACCGGCTGATTTTGTCTTACGAAGCGGAAGCGGAAGGCATTAGCAGCGATTATGTGATTAAAGAATTGATCGCCAGAATTGCCGTACCCTGA
- a CDS encoding DUF58 domain-containing protein: MNKSPATDNPRVTVTLKALVDLVKPAGMLSLGHANIRAAQSGNYLSHLKGRGMAFDETRLYQAGDDVRRIDWRVTARTDKPHSKIFKEERERPMFIAVDYRATMAFATRGVFKSVQAARLAGLLAWAALKQGDRIGGQIFSDDGCQELKPQTGKPALLRFFNALINPAYNGAAVVNLAQPLARLLHHARPGSRVYILSDFRGMNSAAENHLANLARHCDVVLVHIADPLESSLPNQGRYRFTDGWREVLIDSGDKQRLQAYRQRFQDRQQYLQKLGNKLRLTLIPCSTQQAPLEALNGTRARPAA; this comes from the coding sequence ATGAATAAGTCGCCAGCGACCGACAACCCACGGGTTACGGTCACTCTTAAAGCCTTGGTGGATCTGGTCAAGCCGGCCGGTATGCTTAGCCTGGGGCATGCCAATATCCGCGCCGCGCAAAGCGGTAACTATCTATCGCATCTGAAAGGGCGTGGCATGGCTTTCGACGAAACCCGTCTTTATCAAGCAGGCGACGATGTGCGACGCATCGATTGGCGCGTCACCGCCCGCACGGATAAACCCCATAGCAAAATTTTCAAGGAAGAACGGGAAAGGCCCATGTTCATCGCGGTGGATTACCGTGCGACCATGGCTTTTGCTACGCGCGGCGTGTTCAAGTCCGTGCAGGCTGCCCGTTTGGCCGGTTTGTTGGCGTGGGCGGCTTTGAAGCAAGGCGATCGCATCGGCGGGCAGATTTTCAGCGACGACGGTTGCCAGGAATTGAAACCGCAAACCGGCAAGCCGGCGCTGTTGCGGTTTTTTAACGCGTTGATCAATCCCGCATATAACGGCGCGGCGGTGGTCAATCTGGCGCAACCCTTGGCCAGGCTGCTGCATCATGCCCGTCCCGGTAGCCGGGTGTATATTCTCAGCGATTTTCGCGGCATGAATAGTGCGGCGGAAAATCATCTGGCCAATTTGGCTCGGCATTGCGACGTGGTGTTGGTGCATATTGCCGATCCGCTGGAGAGCAGTTTGCCAAATCAGGGCCGCTATCGATTTACCGACGGCTGGCGCGAGGTGCTGATCGATAGCGGCGACAAGCAGCGTCTGCAAGCCTATCGGCAGCGCTTTCAGGACAGGCAGCAGTATCTGCAAAAGCTTGGCAACAAACTGCGTCTGACCTTAATACCCTGCTCTACCCAGCAAGCGCCTTTGGAAGCATTGAACGGAACCCGCGCGCGCCCAGCGGCTTAA
- a CDS encoding EAL domain-containing protein: MQIPHLPNAVDLSLPELEGRNIAPVRPLVLLMYIGVLTLLMLAGGWMGVKMIIPPGYASPLWPAAGIALAALFIGGRYLWLGVWLGAALSNFLAAIDFSGQLTTETVISCFVIGAGSTLQALAATALVRAYIEPGLPKLDSPGTILKFFVLVGPVACLIAPSIGIVMLYSLDLMSSSELWWSWRNWWVGDSLGVIIVTPLLFCYFGRPHALWQARRLSVALPLLGTLLALVLVFLQVFQAERARIQQVFDSRASEIERLLVEYKVDVIDSTLALRDVFLASNDVSRAEFTVFSQGILQRHPEIQALEWLPRIVQADLPAFEQAIRAEGFSNFQVTERDGSGQLVKATARTEYFPIMFVEPMAGNEKAFGFDSISNPLSREAKNLARASGKPSASQKLILMQRGDVDPGILVSIPVSRHSAAGDALDIAGFVSAIILPTRMVEIVTKGLNLDALGIGIDDLSAPIGQTGLFAKPVRNPVPLNYPLRKWQHSFPFVDRNWQITITPDSLFINEQGSSLPLITLIGGLCFTSLLSILLLIISGRTASVQALVEERTQALADAVAELQVSANIARESELKLRTIVDSEPECVKLLARDGSLLQMNRAGLDMIEADTLEQAQQGSMENLVQPKYREAFNRLNRRVFSGASGTLEFELVGLKGRQLWLDTHAVPMRDAEGNITALLGLTRDITERKQAEEHLKLAARVFSEAHEGILITDATATIIDVNPTFCEITGYSRKEVIGRNPSMLQSGKYAQDFYRDMWQALREAQHWQGELWNRKKNGELYAEWLTVSALCDGYGNVTHYIGLFSDVTQAKQQQQLLELLAHYDPLTRLPNRILFADRLNQAIAHSKREKSLLAICFLDLDGFKPVNDQFGHDVGDRVLVEVAERIKNAIRAEDSVSRHGGDEFALLLGDVESIEQCEQAIMRIHQAIAQPYLIGDQPISVGASSGFTVYPPDNADADALLRHADYAMYQAKLAGKNRCQRFDANRDQQIMHRHQQLRDIEAAFLNNEFCMYYQPKVDIKTGRVKGVEALIRWQHPQRGMVPPLEFLPVIASTDLEIRIGNWVIAQACEQLAGWHARGLLLEVSVNISSYHLLWSGIGAYIESTLQSHPEIDASYLQLEILESTALDDLSAVNRIIKSCRQQLGISVALDDFGTGYSSLTHLRHLSVDTVKIDQTFVRDMLDDPDDYAIIESVIDLSKAFNREVVAEGVESQEQGIVLLLLGCRVLQGYAIARPMPAAAIGDWVIAYQPFSDWQFYADAELSAKQIAIAIRRFDTRQWLQRVQACLFAEPRDAVKSWPIMEQRRTHLGRWLKRAQQDRQYGQDWLERIEQLQRQLHVLAESLLKRYEAGQREAAQAGFNDLRAIQQQIDDLLVLYTPLPDL, encoded by the coding sequence ATGCAAATCCCCCATTTACCCAACGCAGTAGATTTATCTTTGCCGGAGCTCGAAGGCCGAAATATCGCACCTGTTAGACCTCTGGTATTGCTGATGTATATCGGCGTATTGACTCTGCTGATGCTTGCCGGCGGCTGGATGGGCGTAAAAATGATCATTCCGCCCGGCTATGCCAGTCCATTGTGGCCGGCGGCCGGGATCGCGCTGGCCGCCTTGTTTATCGGTGGGCGCTACCTATGGCTGGGAGTTTGGCTAGGCGCGGCGCTGAGTAATTTCCTGGCGGCTATCGATTTTTCCGGCCAATTGACCACAGAGACCGTCATATCCTGTTTCGTGATCGGCGCCGGCAGTACTTTACAAGCATTGGCCGCCACGGCTTTGGTCAGAGCGTACATAGAGCCGGGGTTGCCGAAGCTGGATAGCCCAGGGACTATTCTTAAGTTTTTTGTTTTGGTTGGGCCGGTGGCGTGTTTGATAGCGCCCAGTATCGGCATTGTCATGCTGTATTCATTGGATTTGATGAGCTCGTCCGAGCTATGGTGGTCCTGGCGCAACTGGTGGGTTGGCGATAGTTTGGGCGTGATAATTGTTACCCCGCTGTTGTTTTGTTATTTCGGCCGGCCCCATGCGCTTTGGCAGGCACGGCGCTTAAGCGTAGCTTTGCCCTTGTTGGGTACATTGCTGGCATTGGTGCTGGTATTTTTGCAAGTATTTCAAGCCGAACGTGCGCGAATTCAGCAGGTTTTCGATAGCCGGGCGAGCGAAATAGAGCGTCTTTTGGTGGAATATAAAGTTGATGTGATCGACAGTACGCTGGCTTTAAGAGATGTATTTTTGGCGTCCAACGATGTGAGTAGAGCCGAATTTACCGTATTTTCGCAGGGCATTCTGCAACGCCATCCGGAAATTCAAGCCCTGGAATGGCTGCCCCGTATCGTTCAAGCCGATTTGCCAGCCTTCGAACAAGCGATACGTGCCGAGGGATTTTCTAATTTCCAGGTAACAGAGCGTGATGGCTCGGGCCAACTGGTCAAGGCGACGGCCAGAACGGAATATTTTCCGATTATGTTTGTGGAGCCGATGGCTGGCAACGAAAAAGCTTTCGGCTTCGACTCCATATCAAATCCGCTTAGCCGCGAAGCAAAAAATCTTGCCCGTGCCAGCGGCAAACCCAGCGCTTCGCAAAAACTGATATTGATGCAGCGCGGCGATGTCGATCCCGGAATTTTGGTTTCCATTCCGGTTAGCCGGCACAGCGCTGCCGGAGATGCACTGGATATAGCCGGATTTGTTTCGGCCATCATTTTGCCAACCAGAATGGTGGAGATTGTTACCAAGGGCTTGAATCTCGACGCACTAGGTATCGGCATCGACGACCTCAGCGCGCCGATCGGGCAAACGGGTTTGTTTGCAAAACCGGTGCGCAACCCGGTACCGCTCAATTACCCATTACGGAAATGGCAACATAGTTTTCCATTCGTAGATCGCAACTGGCAAATCACCATCACACCCGATAGTCTGTTTATCAACGAACAAGGTTCATCGCTACCCTTGATTACGCTAATCGGCGGCCTTTGTTTTACCAGCCTGTTGAGTATTTTACTGTTAATCATTAGTGGTAGAACCGCCTCCGTACAAGCCTTGGTGGAAGAGCGCACACAAGCGCTGGCCGATGCCGTTGCGGAGTTGCAAGTCTCGGCAAATATCGCCAGGGAGTCGGAATTAAAACTTCGCACTATCGTCGACTCGGAGCCGGAATGCGTGAAACTGCTGGCGCGAGACGGCAGTTTGTTGCAAATGAATCGGGCCGGTCTGGATATGATAGAAGCCGATACCCTGGAGCAAGCGCAGCAAGGAAGCATGGAAAATTTGGTGCAGCCTAAGTATCGCGAGGCTTTCAACAGATTGAACCGGCGAGTATTTTCCGGCGCATCCGGAACCCTGGAGTTTGAGCTCGTCGGCCTGAAGGGCCGGCAACTTTGGCTGGACACCCATGCCGTACCCATGCGCGATGCCGAAGGCAATATCACCGCCTTACTGGGTTTAACCCGCGACATTACTGAACGCAAGCAAGCCGAAGAGCATTTAAAGCTGGCCGCTCGCGTGTTCAGCGAAGCGCACGAAGGCATTTTGATCACCGACGCAACCGCTACCATCATCGATGTCAATCCCACTTTTTGCGAGATTACCGGCTATAGCCGCAAAGAAGTCATTGGACGAAATCCCAGCATGTTGCAATCCGGTAAATACGCTCAGGATTTTTACCGGGATATGTGGCAAGCCTTGCGCGAAGCGCAGCATTGGCAGGGTGAATTGTGGAACCGGAAAAAAAATGGCGAGCTTTACGCGGAATGGCTGACGGTTTCCGCACTCTGCGATGGCTATGGTAACGTCACCCACTACATCGGGCTATTCTCCGATGTCACGCAAGCCAAGCAACAGCAACAACTGCTTGAATTGCTTGCCCATTACGACCCGCTTACCCGCTTGCCGAATCGGATTTTATTCGCAGATCGCCTGAATCAGGCTATCGCCCACAGCAAGCGGGAAAAATCGCTGTTGGCGATTTGCTTTCTCGACCTGGACGGTTTCAAACCGGTCAACGATCAATTCGGCCACGATGTCGGCGACCGAGTGCTGGTTGAAGTAGCTGAACGCATCAAAAACGCAATTCGCGCGGAAGACAGCGTTTCCCGGCACGGTGGCGACGAGTTCGCGCTATTGCTGGGCGATGTAGAGTCGATTGAACAATGCGAGCAAGCCATCATGCGTATTCATCAAGCGATTGCCCAGCCATATCTGATCGGCGATCAGCCGATTTCGGTCGGAGCCAGTAGCGGCTTTACCGTATATCCTCCGGATAACGCCGACGCCGACGCGTTATTACGGCATGCCGACTATGCGATGTATCAGGCCAAATTGGCTGGCAAAAACCGTTGTCAGCGGTTCGATGCCAACCGTGACCAGCAGATCATGCATCGCCATCAGCAGTTGCGCGACATCGAAGCAGCGTTTTTAAACAACGAGTTTTGCATGTACTACCAGCCCAAAGTCGACATCAAAACCGGCCGGGTCAAAGGCGTGGAAGCCTTGATTCGTTGGCAACATCCGCAGCGCGGCATGGTGCCGCCGCTGGAGTTTCTGCCGGTAATCGCCTCCACCGATCTGGAGATCCGCATCGGCAATTGGGTGATCGCCCAAGCCTGCGAGCAACTGGCGGGCTGGCATGCGCGGGGCCTGCTGCTGGAGGTAAGTGTCAATATCTCCTCCTATCATCTGCTGTGGTCCGGCATTGGTGCTTATATCGAATCCACGCTGCAAAGCCATCCGGAAATAGATGCAAGCTATCTGCAATTGGAAATTCTGGAAAGTACCGCATTGGACGACCTATCGGCGGTAAATCGCATTATCAAAAGTTGCCGGCAACAGCTGGGTATCAGCGTGGCATTGGATGATTTCGGCACCGGTTATTCGTCCTTGACCCATTTGCGGCATTTGTCGGTGGATACCGTGAAAATCGACCAGACCTTTGTCCGCGATATGCTCGACGACCCGGACGACTATGCCATCATCGAAAGCGTGATCGACTTGAGTAAAGCCTTCAACCGGGAAGTCGTGGCGGAAGGCGTGGAAAGTCAGGAACAAGGTATCGTACTGCTGTTGCTGGGCTGCCGTGTGCTGCAAGGCTATGCGATTGCCCGGCCCATGCCGGCCGCGGCGATTGGCGACTGGGTGATTGCTTACCAACCTTTCAGCGACTGGCAGTTTTATGCGGATGCCGAACTGTCGGCGAAACAAATCGCGATAGCGATTCGCCGTTTCGACACGCGGCAGTGGTTGCAGCGGGTGCAAGCCTGTTTATTTGCCGAGCCGCGCGATGCTGTGAAAAGCTGGCCGATCATGGAACAACGCCGCACCCATCTGGGACGCTGGTTAAAGCGGGCGCAACAAGACAGACAGTATGGCCAGGATTGGCTGGAACGCATCGAACAATTGCAGCGGCAACTGCACGTGCTGGCCGAGAGTCTGCTAAAGCGTTATGAGGCAGGCCAACGCGAAGCCGCGCAGGCTGGATTTAACGATCTGCGGGCTATTCAGCAGCAAATCGACGACCTGCTGGTTTTGTACACCCCACTCCCCGACTTGTAA
- a CDS encoding DUF4381 domain-containing protein, with the protein MESLPLKDIHLPPSVTFWPPAPGWWLLAVLLPLLIFLCRYFYKRFRRQTAVKTAGKLLSAIRRDCGADARQTLVALSALLRRVAISTAPRSDAASLRGEAWLAYLDQALPDAPFSQGSGRCLADGHYRQTPQADAELEALFELCERWLKQQAKKR; encoded by the coding sequence ATGGAATCATTGCCTTTAAAAGACATTCATTTGCCCCCCTCTGTGACTTTTTGGCCGCCGGCGCCGGGCTGGTGGTTGCTAGCGGTATTGCTGCCGCTGTTAATTTTTTTGTGCCGGTATTTTTATAAACGCTTCCGCCGGCAAACGGCGGTCAAAACCGCCGGCAAATTGTTATCCGCCATTCGCCGGGATTGCGGGGCCGATGCCAGACAGACCTTGGTAGCGTTGTCTGCGTTGTTGCGGCGTGTAGCTATTAGTACTGCGCCGCGCAGCGATGCGGCCAGCTTGCGTGGCGAAGCTTGGTTGGCGTACCTGGACCAAGCTTTACCGGACGCGCCGTTTAGTCAAGGCTCCGGCCGCTGTCTGGCTGACGGCCATTATCGGCAAACGCCGCAGGCCGACGCCGAGCTGGAGGCATTGTTCGAGTTGTGCGAACGTTGGTTGAAACAACAGGCGAAAAAACGATGA
- a CDS encoding vWA domain-containing protein, with protein sequence MIELLWPWLLCLLPLPLLLRWLLPARAVAQQAALKVPFLDDFGPNETRVVSSERRWPLWLAALAWLCLLVAAARPQWLGEPIEQAVSGRDLMLAVDVSGSMQEEDFILGKQRVDRLTAIKQVAGDFIQRRVGDRLGLILFGTQAYLHVPLTFDRKTVQTLLHEAFIGITEDDPKTSIGDAIGLAIKRLQDQKDASRVLILLTDGANTAGELTPLKAAELAADHHLKIYTIGIGADEVLVRSLFGTRRVNPSADLDEKTLTAIADATGGHYFRARNTEELEKIYRMLDQLEPVEKDKQYFRPRSELFYWPLGLALLLTGWLTLARLRWS encoded by the coding sequence ATGATCGAATTGCTCTGGCCCTGGTTGTTATGCTTGTTGCCACTACCGCTGTTGTTGCGTTGGCTGTTGCCGGCGCGTGCCGTGGCCCAGCAGGCGGCATTGAAAGTACCTTTTCTGGACGATTTTGGTCCCAACGAAACTCGGGTGGTCAGCAGCGAACGACGCTGGCCCTTGTGGCTGGCGGCCTTGGCTTGGTTGTGTTTGCTGGTGGCCGCCGCGCGTCCGCAGTGGTTGGGCGAGCCTATCGAGCAAGCGGTCAGCGGCCGCGACTTGATGCTGGCGGTGGATGTATCCGGCAGTATGCAGGAAGAAGATTTCATCCTCGGCAAGCAGCGGGTGGATCGATTAACCGCGATTAAACAAGTGGCCGGTGATTTTATTCAACGCCGGGTCGGCGACCGCCTGGGTTTAATCTTGTTCGGTACCCAAGCTTATTTGCACGTGCCGTTAACCTTTGATCGTAAGACGGTGCAAACCTTGTTGCACGAAGCGTTTATCGGTATTACCGAGGATGATCCGAAAACCTCGATTGGCGATGCGATCGGTTTGGCGATTAAACGTTTGCAAGATCAAAAAGATGCCAGTCGGGTGCTGATTCTACTAACCGACGGCGCGAATACCGCCGGCGAATTAACGCCGTTAAAAGCCGCCGAACTCGCTGCCGACCATCACCTGAAAATTTACACGATAGGCATAGGCGCTGACGAAGTGTTGGTCCGTAGTCTGTTCGGCACCCGCCGGGTCAACCCCTCCGCCGATCTCGACGAAAAGACTCTGACGGCTATTGCCGACGCTACCGGCGGCCACTATTTCCGGGCCCGCAATACCGAAGAGCTGGAAAAAATCTATAGAATGCTGGATCAGCTGGAGCCGGTCGAAAAAGACAAACAATATTTCCGGCCGCGCAGTGAGTTGTTCTATTGGCCGCTGGGTTTGGCTTTGTTATTGACGGGATGGTTAACACTGGCCCGATTGAGGTGGTCATGA